Genomic window (Planococcus sp. MSAK28401):
GCCAGCAAAGTCGCCGCCATCACCAAGTATTCACTCGCCTCATTAAGTTCGAGCACTTGCATTGCACGGATATGCTCCATATACTGTGTAGTGATTTGAGAAACGGGTATATCGTAAATATCGATTTCCAAACGATGAATTAAATGCAATAATAAATCAAGCGGGCCTTCAAAGGCGTCCACTTTCACTTTATAAGACATGTGACTACCACCTGACTGTTCATATTCCTACTATACTTGATTATAGAAGAAAGGAGATTGAAATGCATCCGCTTAACCATCCTTTATTCCTTCAGTACATCATCCACTTCAATGATGAAAAAGATTATTTCGAATGCCATGAAGTCGGCGAAGAGTATTGGAAACAAATCGCCCCGAAAGACAAAACGCATCCACTGACCGGGTGGATCCAATTGGCGGTCGGCATGTACCATTGGCGCCGCAGCAATTATCCCGGAGCACTACGCTCACTTATACGGGCCAAACCGAAACTCACTGAAGCAGGCATTTGGACCGAGGGCTTCGACCAGCAGCAATTGACACGGCTCCTTACCGAATCGATACAGGGAGTCACAGACCGCGAGCCATTCGAGCACCGCGACCTGCCCCTTGTGCCAGGCGAGCTTGTCCAGGCAATCGAAGAAAGGAAGCACCAATACTTGGCCCCTGCACACGATGAGCATTATTTGATGCACAAGCACCGGTTGCGTGACCGGTCGGAAATCATTGCGCTCCGGCAACAGAAAAAAAGGCGGAACCTTTAAGAATTAAAGGCCGCCTTTTTTTACTGGGCATTTATTCAGGAAAGCTTCGGTTTCATCTGTAGCGCGCATTTCCCGGTGCTGCATCATGTCTTGAATCTTATCAATCATCTGATGTCCGATCCCGTCGCCCCGATGGGATGGATTCACCGACACGTGATGGATGGTGTAATGATCATCTGCGACTTCCACACCTAACAACCCCACAAAATCGTCCTCTTTTTTCCATAGGAACAATTGCCATTCTGGGTTTTCTTCATAGATGTGCATGGTCTGCTGCAGCTTTTTCAGTTCGCGTTCTTTGGGCATGAACGACAATAAGCCCATGGCGATCTTTTCAAATGATTTTTTGTATCTGTATAACATAATTGATCCCTCATTTTCATCTTAAAAGCAGCTTTACCCATACTACTATAAACTCCCCAATAACTCAAGTTTACGCAGGATTAGCCGCCTGTGAGATTGTCTGCAAAGAATAGCCAGTAGGCGATGCCCCAGGCGAACGCCATCAACAGGACGAACAGGAACAGCATAATGTTCTGCTTTCTCAACGCTTAGCCTCCTCTTGCATATAACCCACTTCATTCTTCACCAAGTCTTCAAAACTTTCCCGCCGAATAACGATCTGATGCTTGCCGCCTTCTGCAAAAACGACTGCCGGCCGGGTGATCCGATTGTAATTGCTCGCCATGGAATAGCCATATGCACCGGTACAGAAAACAGCTAGGATGTCGCCGGCAAAAACTTCCGGCAACTGGGCTTCTTCGATGAGCTTATCGCCGGATTCACAGCATTTCCCGGCAATTGTATAAACTTGTCCCGCCTGTTCTTGAGCACGATTGGCAAGCAAGGAGCTGTATTTCGCCCCATACAGAGCAGGGCGGATATTATCGGACATGCCGCCGTCGACCGCTGCATAGCGGCGGGTGTCGGGCACGTCTTTTGTCGATCCGATCGTATAGAGCGTCGTGCCAGCGTCACCGATCAATGAACGGCCCGGCTCGATCCAAATTTCCGGCACCGGGAACCCGGCCTCTTCGGATGCGATTTTGACCGTGCGGATCATGTCTTTCACATACACGGCAGGCTCAAGCGGAGCGTCTTCTTCCGTATAGCGGATGCCGAAGCCGCCGCCTAGATTCAATACACT
Coding sequences:
- a CDS encoding GNAT family N-acetyltransferase: MLYRYKKSFEKIAMGLLSFMPKERELKKLQQTMHIYEENPEWQLFLWKKEDDFVGLLGVEVADDHYTIHHVSVNPSHRGDGIGHQMIDKIQDMMQHREMRATDETEAFLNKCPVKKGGL
- a CDS encoding DUF309 domain-containing protein — encoded protein: MHPLNHPLFLQYIIHFNDEKDYFECHEVGEEYWKQIAPKDKTHPLTGWIQLAVGMYHWRRSNYPGALRSLIRAKPKLTEAGIWTEGFDQQQLTRLLTESIQGVTDREPFEHRDLPLVPGELVQAIEERKHQYLAPAHDEHYLMHKHRLRDRSEIIALRQQKKRRNL